The genomic DNA TTCTAATCATCAAACAGGAAAACCTTGTTTACCTGCTTTCTAATGTGCTTAACAGACATCTTTTCAACTTTCTAGCTGGAGAAGGCATATATCAGTCTTGTTACCAACTTCCCTGAAGTTGGCCTATTTTTTGTTCAAAGCTGTAACTGTAGGTAATGAGTCGCCTTAGAAAACGACATTTAGAATATTCATGAAACATAACCATGAAGGATCTTCTTTGATGCCCATAACTTCGCTTCAAAATTCAAACACAGGTAAATGTTCAGCTTAATCTAGTGCTCTTTCTGATACTTGTATGATTCCGTAGGATTATTCCAAATAGAGGAAGCTCCATTGCCAATTGATGCATCAACATGTTAAGCTTAAAGCTTCAGTTGGGACACTCCATTTGTAGTTCTGCTACGGTTAGAAGCATAATTTGTGTTTGAGGCTGCAATATTATTCCGGCATTTCACCATTCTGCCAACACCTTTGCCATTCCCATTCCATAGTAACCAAAACGCATTCTTTATCTGAGTTTCATAACCATAAATTCTTGTAAACAAACTCTAAATTCTAAACCCCCAACTCAGTTGAGAAATCTATAGATGGATTTGTTGCAATAACAGGTATTATCAACAAATAAGCTTTATATGGATGACGAGGTCAAAGAATTTATATTACAAGATAGCTACTATCTCTCTTTATCTGCCAATTTTCCAGTTTCCAACAGTGAATGCAACAACAGAGATAAGATCAAAAGAATTTTTTGTTTTGTAACATGCAAGCTGGTTCCTTGGCCTGAAGCCGCTGAATATCAAGATATAATTCTCTTGCAAGCTTTTGCACGTCGAGGTTGTTGGGCCTAAGCCCCCTTAGTAGTTTGTATTAGGTCCATTATATACTTTATAACCGACTTAGTAACTGGCACTTGTATTAAAACCATTTACTTGTAATTATAGTTAGGCCCAATTAACTTAGACCCATGAGGGTTACTCATAATTGGTGCTtatatctatctatattataGTTCCTGATCCCTGTTCTGAATAGTGTTTACTGTTGATGAATATTAACTGCAAAATTTTCAGCTTCAGCCCTGTTTTTGCCATGTATTACGAATGTTGCCACTGCCCTCTAGATAAGCTGATCTTGGTTTTTGTGCAGATGCTCTTTGCTTGCTTAACCACCACATATTAATTTTAGACACCTACACACACATATCTAGGGTATGTTCAATTCACTGTAATCATATCATAATTCACGCCTAATTTCAATTCGTCTGCTTCGCGGCGAATTCCCCATCAGCTTCTCGAATACAGTTCACTCTGATGTGGCTCCGAGTTTGCCGTTGCCGTCGTTGCCGGTGTTTTGTGGCGCGGAGGATGCGGAGATTCGACTTTCGAATGAGTCGAGTGGTTTGAGATTGGTGAAGCGGAGCGTTGTGGTTCCGAGATCAGCTTAGCAAACTTTTGTTTGTTTTTTCTTTTAGCAGAATTTTGTTTGTTTTTTCTTTTGCTTCTTCAGTTCTTTGTATACCATCAAGTAGTGAAAGATCTTCTAGCTCTGCTCTTCATCTTGAACTTAAAGGAGGtaccttttttaaaaaaatttattttcaagatttttttttattttgttggGCTAATTTATGTTATATATTGGTACTTTTGTTGTTAGTATTTTTAGTTTTGAGTGATGTTAGAATTTAGATTATAAATAAAGATTGGATTTTTAATGAAAATTTGAGTTGGGTATTTTGAAATCTTGAAAATTTGAGGTTTTTGGTTATGGGTATTGTAGAAAATGGATTTTCTTGATTTGGGTGTGTGGATTTTTCTTGGGAGTGATGATTTGGTAGGAATATGTGATGATTGATGGATgttatgtatgtatatatgtgtttTGTGATGGAATAATAAGGTGGTGCCAAAATGGGACTATTTGTAGCGTTTGTTAAGTTTGGATTTGATGTTATGTATGTATATATGGGTATTTGAACactaattaatatttaattatttgatatttAGAGTAAATTAACACcataatttttaaatttcaaTATGTTATTTGAGTATGCAGCTTGAATTTTGATTTCTTGGTTCTCATTTGAAGTACTATTTTATGATTATAAATGATACCTGCAGTTAGGTTCTAATAATGAAACAGAGGTTTGGTAGGAATATGTGATGATTGATGGATgttatgtatgtatatatgtgtggACTTTTCTTGGGAGTGATGATTTGGTAGGAATATGTGATGATTGATGGAtattatgtatgtatatatgtgtttTGTGATGGAACAATAAGGTGGTGCCAAAATGGGACTATTTTGTAGCGTTTGTTAAGTTTGGATTTGATGTTATGTATGTATATATGGGTATTTGAACACTAATTAATCTTTAATTGTTTGATATTTAGAGCAAATTAACACCATATTTTTAAATTTCAATATGTTATTTGAGTATGCAGCTTGAATTTCGATTTCTTGGTTCTCATTTGGAGTACTATTTTGTGATTATAAATGATACCTACAGTTAGGTTCTAATAATGAAACATAGGTTTTTTTTAATTCATTTAGCTAATAGTATTCTTTGTATCAAAGAAAATACTACTATATATGATGTTTATTAGGTGCAAATTTTAAAGAGGGATCAGTATTTTGTAAGTGGCCGGTTGTAAAACATTGGAGTTACATGTTGTCTAAAGGTATTCAGAATATTTGTGTGTAAAAGAATTAGTTGTGATAAGTATTTGACGAATGTGCAAATATGTTCTTAATTATTTCAGCATGCATGACATGATAGAGTGCTATAGGAAGTGCACAAAAGATGTTCACGCTAACAAGACGCCCGACGTGCAGGACATTCAGGTCAACATCCTTTTATGATTGCATACGAGGGGCTAACTAACGTTTGTTGTGAACATCACTGAACAAGATCCTATTGTTTGGTCTTTGAAAGTTGTTAGAgatttttatttgaaatattgttttattatatattgacaACATTTGAAGCTTGAAACAACATGTTTGGCAAAGAAGATAGAGCTTCTTGAGGTTGATAAGTGGTTCATAATTTATCTATCCCCCCTATAATGATTTTAGCACTTCTTTTTTTATCAAATATACTTCCCCCGAAGCTTTCTTGGATTTTCAATATTACAGTAAGCTATTGGGAGAAGGTCTGGGCTCATGCACCCTAGAAGAACTGCAGCAAGTTGAACAGCACTTAGAGAAGAGTGTATGCACCATAAGAGATAGAAAGGTTATTAATCCATATGGTGACACAActttattcattataaatatgTTCGACTTAAAATAAGAACTTTCGATTCAAACCCCTAAATATGTTATTTTGTACAATTTTGTCAGTGAGCATTTCGAGAAGACTTAAACCATTTAACTCCGTGAAGGGAGTGCAGGCAACACAAATAGAACAAAAAATCTTTTAGGGTTTTAAGTTTAAAAAAACACATATTTCAGGGCTTATTTACATGAACAATAATTTTGATCATTTCATATAATATGGAAACTAAATGTCTTTATCTTTTCCGGTCTTTGTGTTCCAGATGCAGGTCTACAATGAAAAAATTGAGCAACTTAAAGAAAAGGTAAAAACTTAGTGAAGGCAAAAACTGATATTTAGATTGGTACCTTCATTTCTTCAAAGTTTTTGAACTCCACAGACATCTCTTAATTTACTAACATTAAATATAATATAAGGCAGTCAGCTTGATTAGCTAATTATGGTTTTAAAATTATGGGTTTTTGTCTTTATAAATTTGCAGGAAAAGATCCTGGCAACAGATAATGACATCTTATATGCAAAGGTAAATCTACTTCCCTTTTATCCAGATTAGGCATGAAGTTTGAGTTGTTTGACATGTACATGTTTTTCTTTGGATTGCTTACTACAcgaaatatatacatatatgtaggACTACTTTCTTTTCATAATAATATGAAATAAACAACAAATGTAGTATACTGTCAGGTTTTCCATGACAATATATGTGTTTGGCTGTGTACTAAACAAGGGTCAAGCCCAGTAGAGGATTTAGTAATGAACAAAGGTTCTGAATAAATACAGGGTCTATTATCTTTATATCACAATAAAGAGAACTTCACTATAGGGTCAAGTAGTATTAATATCATAGCTAAGAAAATTGATTGCTGGTCTCTATTCTCATGAAAAATAATATGTAGCAAGGAATCCAGTTAAAGCTTTCAGAAACAACATCTACTTATCAGTTATCACTTGCGGAAGAAAAAATATAGGAAAAAGTTCTGGACTTAAAACTTGCCAAAGTACAAGAAAACATTGTAAACAACAgccaataaatatatatttttgttaTTTTCAAACAAtccaacaagaattacagaaggcgggttgaatgtaattctggctactttttcttGATTTACAGTTCTACACAAAATATCTCTAAGTGATAGAAGAATGCGGAATCAAATACAAGATATAATCTAAAAGAAAGTAATCAAACTAAGaagtttaaaaactttctggtggattaaacttgatccaccagagatatattatAGATGGAGAACTCTGTGTTTCTAAAATGAACACAGCTGCTTATAAAGTTGAATACAAACTGTAGAGAAATTACTCTGAATATTGCCTGAACTATTTCTCTATCTAGAATGCATACATTTAACAATATttctcttggtttatatactaccaagttacaagtgaataaaacaaactaataagacaaaatCCTATAATGTCTAATCACTtgtcttcttcatttctctattcTTGAGCTTGATTAAACCTTCGAGTAAGCATATAAATGGAAATGTTACTTTGTTCTCCAAAACCTGATTACAGGCTGCCATTTTCCATTTGtatctaatcaacccatgtgaaTGTCAAGTCATTGTCAACGTCTCATTTTTAAAACTCCATTAGATGATCTGTTGAAATACTCTAAGGTTCATCCGTTGAAATGTTCCATACTTCATTCGTTGAAAAGTAactttgcaattaacagataaatgattaacactaccacatttgacacaaaattttctaggagcatatttgtcaggtgtgtagttgttatatttgttaattcccATTTTACCATTTCTATCACTCTTCCTCTTTGTCTCTGCATTTAAACCCATCATCTCCATCTTCTCTTTCAATTTCTTCACTGGCAGGTGCCCTACATTCATCACTTTCTTTTCCTTCACTTGACTtaattctcctggaacaaagttcttggatactgatccatatttctcattaaGCTTAGTCAACTTAGCTTTACTGATGGGCTTTTTACAACTCAACGAATCTTGCTCctttttgactttcaacggatgaacctcatcatccgttgattcaaTGTTTGTAAAATTACCATCAGTACAGCTTTGATCCAATTTCCCTTTTTCTTTcttccaggcttcttcacagaatgattcaattccttgaactttagcaATTTGAGAGTGAACATCTCTGGAAGTCTTCCAGGCCTTGATCACGTCTTGCTCACGCTCAAGCtgctttctcaaaatctcttctttGTTCAAGGATTCAGTTAGCTcttccttggcaatcttacacttaattttcattttctcaaactcaatgaattgagcgagcctctaacacattatttctttcactgaaaaacacattattttcctttagcatatttttttctttagtgagagatttaagGGTTActcgcaaatgatataattcagtagacatatcattaatagcatcattgcattcagccttagataaatgtgctaggttagtggtgattatcTGATTGCTAGCTGAACTTGCCTCGGTTTCATCTGAAGTGGCCATCAATGCTAGATTCACATAGCTTGTGTGTGCGTCTTCTTCAATcccatctgcagcccagtcattttcctgagtaatgaaagccctttctttctgtttgagcaactcaaaatatttttgtttgtaatcaacaggctcaaatcTCTTCTTTCCAAAGTCAGACTTTCTGTACTGACTTGCAAAATGaccagccaagccacatttgaaacacttgaattttgacttgtcaaccatgtttcttcTTGGCTTGGATGCTCCGAAATTCTTATTGAATTTGAGATTTTGCGAATCATCTTGATGGGAAAGCCAGATGTTCATTGTTAGGGcaaaatcacgcactaatattcacgcaagtatacgcgttcgcaagtaatatagaatactttctagttcgttccctcagagactcagactaagttattgtctaattaaactcactcaccaatgtatgattacttctcaatattaagataataacacttaaaattgttgattaaatattaactataattaactacttaattaaccacttaactaacacttcaatttatcaataataaaacactcatgagatcacaacttcattattacttccttctatagccattgttattacctttagcatgtgacagtgatgacattaatcgaataacacgaaactgataaaagccaactttcattgtactaataccattctatcaaacatccacaattaagatagaagttgaatagtcatcaattatgttgagttcctatatgtctacagaaattgacaacacaacgatttaagcacaagttattccttttgattacatagggcaaataaaactgttagaattacccactaatcatgcacaacgtacatgaacctatgctagcatggcaagttctaaatctcaagatccaccgtcgcttcacaagagattaacaccctatcttatatgttcgcgacgcacataaaacgaatacgcacaaccaatactagatatcatgcaatcatcacacactaaagtattaaacaattaactaaagaattccataataaatccgttgcaaccccatgatcacgattagcccataatagaacttatcgccatcatgggttcatatgaaatcatgataaacaacacaagaaaataataactaaactaaatatattaaaacagagtacgtcacaagagtaaataagtcaaagcaagaaaactagcatccaacgttacaacgaaacaagaatcacaaaaatatgcttcctctttgctgcagtgtgctaaatcggtcttcttccttatctccttcgcttctcgcgcaaaacacaatctaaaacataatctccttaatactctctgtgaaaacgtctcaaatctacttatataatagtcccataaaactcagattacatagaagttggaagccaaacagaagtagaagtctaaaataattcagctttttccccgaccctgcgcggccgctcagcatttctgcgcgggcgcgcaaggctgctgcgcggccgctcagcattgctgcgcgggcgcgcaggaccctactggaaaaattccaggtttgctccgtttcttcaccgtaatctgcccgttcttttcctctctcaatggtgaacacatgccaaggcttattcttgatgattcctcctccgaaatgcaactaataccctgaaatgcataaacactagaaaaacgcatcaaatacacaaaatacttgatttcaagacaccaatttaagccattttaagacgttctaagtggtataaaatgccacttatcacacccccaaacttaaatcgatgcttgtcctcaagcgtcacagactcaaaacaaaaaaaaatatgcatgaatgcaatctatatgaaaatgcaacgatcccccttactacaattaaccaaccaaattgtcacgtctcaacgaatatagttagacactaaagatcaattaactcatgcaaacggacatacagccagaaacgtggtgcgtgcaaatgcttaacagatatgcttcagaactagaccaattactgtgactagactatcctcaaggcaatcctacgattatacaaagaataaaaattctaggcacaaagtgatatacaacactacaagaactctggagcttactacggaatcgtgcttcttatttacaactcaaatgcttatttgaccgtgcaatgcGTGAGGTctacaaaagacttatacaatggtatccatgtaacgagcgttaggttagcggatcccagactctaaaagccttaggtcactaggcacaaagtcccctaagaacttaataactcgaataccaaagagcccactcttgatcaattatgcacaattttttttttctctgagcaagtgcgtttcgctccatcttgctcaaccctagactactcgcataacatgcgagccggctactagccatttgacgcctagccataactagcaacaaattccatttttactccatttttttctttttcatgcctttaccactaagaacctattatcaaattctaagcataataaatagattatcctcgaaaataatcagatcataacaacaatctagcccttaagcattctctaagacttagtgaaaatacaagtgcttctagcatgcatatcaacctacacaacttaataacactttaatgctatcacttcactcgcatcaatatcacaattcagtcgataaatcattgcaaaagggatcatggtatatgcatgagctatatgatatgacaaacaactaaagctatataaaaaaaactatatggcaaaaattatgcaactatatgaactaactatcatgaatatgcagctatatgacacacacaaaatattccttaactaccacccccaaacttaaaatcttcactgtccccagtgaatgtagtagaaaggaacacagggtatacctactcggagtcatcatcatcatcaccctcagtgggtggagtatcaggcggcgggtatgcagagtcctcaccaaaaactggccactggatatcagctccaaggcctcgaaaagcagtccc from Apium graveolens cultivar Ventura chromosome 5, ASM990537v1, whole genome shotgun sequence includes the following:
- the LOC141661303 gene encoding MADS-box protein SOC1-like, giving the protein MGLFVAFVKFGFDVIMHDMIECYRKCTKDVHANKTPDVQDIQHLKLETTCLAKKIELLEVDKCKLLGEGLGSCTLEELQQVEQHLEKSVCTIRDRKMQVYNEKIEQLKEKEKILATDNDILYAKVNLLPFYPD